The window aatataagggaatatatttaaaaatctaCCAGCTCTTTGTCTCAACATCTTATGCtcaattgaaaagaaaaaaaattattactcctTCGATAACAGTACAATTGCATTATTAAAAGGAAACCTAGATAGTATGACAAGCATGTATTCTAGGGCACAAAAGAGGCTATTTTCTATTTCAAGGGATTTTAGTAAGTTATTTGCTGAAACATTGGATAAAATGAACACTTCATGTTTTTTGTAGATACTAGCAACGTCATTAAGCTTAAGTACATTATTTCAGATGACTGCACCGACATTGACCATGGCTCCATTGTGCACCCCTGCCTTTGCTTTTGGTAAGAAAAGTGGATCTTTTTTGGAACTGATTAAGCAGGTTTGTGCTTTATATTACACATGATGGCTATATTACAAACAGTattactttaaaggtgctgttagcgaTGTTTTTCATGGAATGACACACAGAAAATGCCCCTATTTCCTGACAAATATCACtgaaatacaaaaagtgtcttgaaaaatcacacctgtctctgtaaacAGTGGGGAAAAATTAGAACACAGGCCGCTGTCAGAttatttgtttagccaatcaggaGACTTTGaggcactttctgcctgtcaatcatttagcACGTTCACAGAGCAGCCTAAATATGGGCAGCATGAAGCTGAGAGTATGGTAGTTGAAATGGAACATTCAAGTTAAACCATATTCTGCTTCATAAGCAGTTTTCAGTTTTCAAGTAGCTAGTTTGTCATATGACAAACCTATTTTGCAACCATTGCTTTTGTCAATGCTGAGATAACGAGCTGCTGCTCTCCAGCTACGTTTCTGACCACAACAGTATCACTTGTTGTTTTGGAGCGAGCCAGAGTGTCGAATTCTGTAAAAAAGTCTGGCGTAAATGTAAgcgtaagcgtagttctagcaggaagatctcgggattcattctattaggcatctcatccaatcacagctGCCTCTCATTGTTCACATACCTCCATGTTTTCACCCCCCATCTCACAccatctccaccagtttaggCCCCGTCCTGGGTGGAGGTAAGAGGGCTTACACCAAATGATATAGGTATTCTTCCGTTCGCATTTATTCCAACAATCTTGAGTCTATCTGATAGAAgtaagttccagaatggctagcatcacttacagcatctttaaacaAAGGAACAAAGAAAGGACAATACATGAGTCATGGAGTTTTGTTCAAATGCAGCCATGTGTCTGGGTGTAACAGCTCTAAATCTGCTGTCTTGAAGTGTGAACCACGTATGGCCTCTTTTAGAGGCATGATGATAATAGATCCACTTGGTTTGTGGCTGTCTGAGCGAGATGGGTGGTGCTGTGGGCCTCATTTATTCTTTAACGTAGGGAGCAGCTACTCGGGACTCTGTTGGTGAGTCATAGGCCCTGTGTTTGTCTGCTGAATTCTGCTTGGATGCTTAggtttctttttgtttgtgtgagtgaactTAGGAGGCGGAACTTAAAACAAACGTAAAAAAAAGGATACTCACTCGGCTTGCATTTGTTTGAACACGGTACTTCAGTATATTTTTACTCTCGTCATTTGTGGTTCTACCCCCTTTTCCCTAGAAACAGCTGTCATTTGTAGGCTTCTGTGTTTCTCTGCCCCTCTTGAGTCTTACCCACCCTTCCCTTATTCCCAAAGCtgctgtaaatgtattaaaaggtCACATAGATGTACGCAGTTTTTTTTCCTGTTGGTATGATACAGATTATAAATGCCCTTAACAGTTATGacaataaaaatacagaaaatgaacaaaacatgAGTCTGATTTGATTATTCTGACATGTTTGTGTCATGTAGATGTGTATCGGCTAACATAATAAATTCCCTTTGACAGTCCTCAGAATTTGAATTTGTTCACAATTAATCATTTGATACATTTGAAATTGTTTACTGTTGAAAGATTCATTTAAATGTCATAATTATAAATTCAGTTAGACACAACAGGACATTACTTTAATACTGATGTTCAACTCACTCCgatgaaaaaaaaatcctttaaactAATTTAAAGGAATGGATACCTTTTCATTAATTATTCTAATGTTaacataatgtacatttaaaagtcaacatgaaatcaaaatagatCCTATTATTTTCTCAATACGCATTCCTGTTCTTATTGCACACAATTTGGAATGGTGCATTTAAATGTACTGAAATAACTTGCTCTGCTTCTGAACGACTTGTCCGACATCATCctgccctcttatttttcaacccctctccTCTAACCTTGTCATGCGgccattttttttctcattgaatattctgtttcattcgGAAATACAGCATATTATGGGCGAAATGGGTTACAAACAGCGCTTCATGTTGATTTTATGCAGCTCAattgaacttaaaggaatagttcacccaaaaatgaaaatttgctgataatttactcaccctcaggccatccaagatgtatctgagtttctttcttcaccaaaacagaatttaagacttttaggatttcatttcaggcctcctcctctaaacaatgcaagtgaatgtactccattttttgacggtccaaaatgcatatttagggtgcatcaaaataatccacacgactccagtccaCAAATAAGtctcttctgaacccaaacgattgattattttgagaaacaaaacaatacttatatactttttaactacaaatgttcgcttccgtacatctctgtgacgtgcgctcatgagggtgatgacgtaagctcgttggtaaggtcacgcagcACGTGGAGGAGCgtctttgtttacattgttttttttttaattattattatttggaaatgattttttattttattttatattgtcttgaaattgttttggactgttttggtttgtgaacggcacttggtctttgctctgtgcaagtttctcttctaaacaatgatgcgcttcctgcctcctcctccacgtgatgcgtaccataccaacgagcttacatcatccctcttatgagcgcaggtcacagagatgtatggaagcgaacatttgtagttaaaaagtatataagtattgttttgtttctcaaaataaccaatcatttgcattcagaagaactttatttgttgactggagtcatgtggattattttgatgcatccaaaatatgcattttggaccgtcaaaaaatggaggacattcacttgcattgtttagaggaggaggcctgaaatgaaatcctaaaagtcttaaattctgttttgatgaagaaaaaaaactaagatgcatcttggatggcctgagggtgagtaaattaaaatttttgggtgaactattcctttaaaggcctTTGATGTTACTGCTAAGCTATTTAAATGATACACTCACCTGTACACTTTGCTGTTTCCTGTCTTTCTGCACTGAGTACAGGAACATTAATCACGACAAGGCTGGTACTTTGTGAAAAGTTTATTATGAGAATTGACAgaggcaaaaaataaattaagactCTAGGGAAAGGGGTAAGGAAGATATGCAGTCTAGTTATGGCAGTAGATTTAGCACCTTTCAACTTTGCGATCCAGGCAGTGAGGGATCAAGTGAGGTGATGTCTGTTTTTTATGTGTAGTTATGATGCCCCCACCAAACACACCATCCCTCACAACTGTTCCGCTACGGAGAGGCTTATCCCAGcttgaacaaaaacaaaatgcctTTGCTGGAAAAATATGAATGACTTCCAAGAATGAACAAAAGAAATAGGATTCAAGTGGAAAAAAAATaggaataacaaaaaaacaaaataaatgtttatgagtGACATCCCTTATTCCTTTTATCCGTGTCTAAGTTGGTGTTGGAAACATTGCGTGGATGTCCTCACATCATGGAGTCTGGAGAAATGATTCAGTTTCCTCAAAACTCTTCTTACACAGACATGATGTGTTTGACGAAAGCTATTCAGAACGGAAAGATTGAAAAGGGAATGTCCATGTGAAGCTTAGAACAACAAACAAACGTGATCACTTTGTAGTCAATACCTTGTAATCAGCACAATCATgaaatcagggttcccacacttttttaattaatttatatgaaTTCAAGTAATCATGAACAACTGGaaatatcttttttattattattattattttttttttttattcatttttaaagatttctggGGTGGATTTCCCTTTCTGTTTTTCTATATTTTCAAGTTTTTAATAAGTATAGATTTAAACAATTATAATTGTTAGTGTACTTaattgtatttaatacattttactctacacaagcacTTGCAAAGCGCATTgtctagaaaaaaatatttctagaaaatgaaatattttagaacaCCACAAAGAACAAATCATATGTGCTGCATAAATGCATGATATTTCCCTGATGTATACTCTTTTTCCGAGACTTTTTCAGGCCATGGTTTtaaaatttcctgatatttccaggttctCCATAACTATGGGAACTCTAGCAATCACCGTTGAATTTTCAGATGTGATAAATGTGTACTGAGACAATAAAAGGACATGCTGAACTGACCCTCAAAGTTCACACAGCCGTTTTCATCCTCCTGGCCTACCATGAGAGCGTCAATCTCGGCTTCATTCATTTTCTCACCTGGAGGAGAGAGGGGAATAGGTTGGTCAAGATGAGGGCCACAAACATTTCAAAGTCCATGCCCAATTTAAAAAGATTATATTATGTCAAATTTACTACAAACAGTGTACCCAAAAGGTTTTGGACACTTATGTCATCCTTAAAATGTGAATTTCACAACAAAATAtccaaccaagtggcatctgcaagcaAGTGATGCTAGAGATTTTCTAAGAACTAACTTCAATTCTCTAAAGCATTTTTGCAAGGACTTTAAAACAACTAATGTCTAGATGATTTTTTTGTGCGTGCATTATATGAGGTCAGTTCGTCTCAAGttaaaacttctttttgtgaaatgttttgcttaaggtgtttgtgctgtatttctataaaattaattccacttggtttgatattttattatataaagcaAAGATATTCAtagaatacattttaagtgtggcttaagtgtactTCTGGAGTCAATAGTATTATTGCATGGCTTTTTGACACTATTAACAAACACGTGATTTAATAAggccaaaaacaaatttaaaatatcTGTTTCATATGAATACACTTCATGTGAATGCTGATCTAGAATTGCAGTAATGGCATCAACCTGTTTGTTTTGGCCCCTTACCCAATGTTGACAAGACAATACGCAGCTCAGCACCCATTACTGTTCCGTTGCCTTCCTTATCAAATACACGCAGACCCTCAACATAGTCCTCGAATGATGCCTTGTTTGGGCTGTTGACCACGAACTGCAGCATGGGCAGGAAGCCCTCGAAGTCGACTCTCTTGTTTGCCATGTCTGTTAAGGGGGGAAGAGGTTAAAGGTGAATGGAGGGTTCATGGGGCAGGGAAGGCAGAAGTAGCAAGATGTAATGCACTGCAAGCACCTGTCATGACACAAGCCTTCTACCAATTATAGTGGCATTTGAAATATGCCATGGTGAAAGCTTCCTGTCAATGCTAAGTTTGAAATATCTTGAAACTAATGCTGCTACAAATACTAACACTAATGAAAAttgaatgttttgaattaaagggatactgtagttcacccaacatgagggggagtaaataacagattaactttttcattttggggtaaactaaaaTGTGTtgtccccccccacccccctcccccccactcCTTACCATCAGCATTAGGGTTGCCCAGGATCTTTGCCACCTCTTTGTTGGTTGGGTTCTGTCCCAATGCACGCATGATATCAGCAATTTGGTTGTAGGCCACCTTGCTGTCACCAACTCTGTCAAAAAGTCCGAAGGCCTCCCTGTAATCTGGAATTGTAATGAGAGAGTCAAGgctgaagagtgtaatttctgtgccaataGCATCACCGGACTGAACTGCAACAAAAATGACTGATTCCAAACAAGTTTCCCCAAACAAatctaatgtactgtatataacattaaaactgcacacatcacctttaatgaGGCACTCTAAACATATAATGCAAAGATGTTCAAATGAAgacttatttatattattttacatacTTTGACTTAtacattaataacatttattgCACTGTATCTACAGTTAGGAAGATCCCTACGATGATGCATTTTGTTTGGATCTCACAAACTAGGTGTCTACAACAATCTCAGGTTGCTTTGTTAATCACAGCATGTTAGACCACCAATCTGTGGGTTCAGTGTGACTCAGTTCACTCATTTAATGCTGCTAATTCAAACAGACAGCTGCATGCGTGCCTGGGGAGAGCGGCTACACTGAGTAATAATCAGTGCTCACTATTTCTATGGACTTTATGTCTACGGGTCTATAGGCTCACTGGAAGGTGATCTGCTGAATGATTGATAGCTTCATCTGATTTCCACACAAAGCCAGCTGCCACCAACAGCATGGCTGGGGAAGACATTCAAAGAGTCGACTTGGAATTGATATGCTCGCCCAAGAATATAACCCCCTCCTTATAAAGTCATTACCATGTGAGTCTAGAACGCTGACTGCAGTGTAACTAACACCCAGGCTGCTGATAAACTGCCCCTCTATAAGCAATGGCCATATtcttccatgtaaaacacagtccTGGACAATGGTGCAAATTTACTGTGAAGATGCATTAAATTGCTTGAACTTTATGGTGCCAATTGAAGTAAATCCCAGAGCACTTAAGGAATTTGACACAAGTCTTCCACTTTAAACCACTTGGAGTTTTCCAGGCAGTTGAATTGATATTGCTGGTGCCATTATTAAATTCCTGCCCGGGCACAACAACAACAGCCAGATTATAATTTGTTGAATTAAAATAGggtataaaataaatagatatataatagattttttataaattatattttttattatttcagggACCACACCCAAACAATATTTTGTGCAGATATGTGTGAGCAAGGgttatagaataataataatctcaCCTTCCATCTGGTCCTGGCTGAAATCAACCTACAGGAAAACAGAGGAACATTTTATTTCTATCccattcttgaatatttttacatttaaaccctataATACTAAGTTACGTCAGGTAAGGGACATAggagtgcatatatatatatatatatatatatatatatatatatatatatatatatatatatatatatatatagatagatatatacgaGGATGTCACAtgcatacagtagcctatatatacaATGGCTGAAAGAATGATGATTGTTGTTTTCCACTACATAATTCTCAAAAATTCAGACTGATTTTCAAGACCTGATGAAATTCATCTCATCAATAAAAATCGTTACGACCGGTAAGTTATTCACAAATGCATCAACAACTGCTTTGATTGAAAACTGAAGAGTGAGCCCCAGATCTTTGCATGCTTAATTTAGTCCCTCAGCTGCTCACAGCACAGTAAGGAGGGTAGACAGGAGCCCCATGTTTGGTTATAAGTGAACCTTCTCCACATTTGGATACGTTAAATCGCAGATGTTCACTCATCAACGCAATTAGCCAATCAGATAAGCGCAGGGGCGTGGCGTTTGATTAACAACCGATCGGAACTATCCGTGGTGCTGAATCATCCTCCAATAATAGATAATTCAAAAGTCATTCTGTCAGTACAAGAACAATGTAAGACAGCACTTCCTATTAACTCAATgccttaaacataataaaaattgtTTCACAGATCATTAATCTATGTACATATAAAAATATGAATCAAATTTCCGTGATATTTCCATCTAACTAATGCTCTGCAACTCAAGCTCTGCACATTACATGGTGCAGTatatgttaatgttatttaatgttagttaataaaaagtgTTACCCAACCTGTTGATCGCAAACGTCATTTTTATCAAGCAAATCGATTCGGTGGCATCCTTCCTTTTAAGATACAGGTTAGTCCCTGACATGTAACATTAACTATATTCTGTGAACAATATTTGATTCGATTATTCGTTATTCTATGGGGCTGCGAAAGTTCACCAACTGATCAGCATCAGTGTTATATAATTTATGATACAGTAATTCATATCATATGGCCTACAACTGCATACACTTTAATTTCAATTAACTGAAATAatgttttgacttgaataaatccagttaatttagatgttaccacataaagcacaatttatggtttacactttttgttttaaaatgttgatttctGTTTAATGCCATCACACCACATGAATGGTCGTGTTACCTTCACGGCAGACAGATCTACTGCGGCG is drawn from Myxocyprinus asiaticus isolate MX2 ecotype Aquarium Trade chromosome 11, UBuf_Myxa_2, whole genome shotgun sequence and contains these coding sequences:
- the LOC127448525 gene encoding myosin, light chain 1, alkali; skeletal, fast-like; amino-acid sequence: MAPKKDAKKPDPPKKAEPAPAPAPEPEAPPKPAAVDLSAVKVDFSQDQMEDYREAFGLFDRVGDSKVAYNQIADIMRALGQNPTNKEVAKILGNPNADDMANKRVDFEGFLPMLQFVVNSPNKASFEDYVEGLRVFDKEGNGTVMGAELRIVLSTLGEKMNEAEIDALMVGQEDENGCVNFEAFVKHIMSV